In a genomic window of Streptococcus oralis subsp. tigurinus:
- a CDS encoding CPBP family intramembrane glutamic endopeptidase, producing MKKYRLLFKMSAVFSYLFFVFGLSQLTSIVQNYWQFSSQVGNIFWIQNILSLLFSGVMIWILLKTGHGYLFRIPRKKWFWYSILTVLVAVVHISFNIQTARYVQSTAEGWALLIGFSETNFAELGIYITLFFLVPLMEELIYRGLLQHAFFKHSRFGLDLLLPSILFALPHFSSLPSLLDISVFATFGIIFASLTRYTKSIYPSYAVHVINNIVATLPFLLTFLHRVFG from the coding sequence ATGAAAAAATATCGTCTTCTTTTCAAAATGAGTGCTGTCTTCTCCTACCTATTTTTCGTATTTGGTCTTTCTCAGCTGACGTCTATTGTTCAAAATTATTGGCAATTTTCTTCTCAGGTAGGAAATATCTTCTGGATTCAAAATATCTTAAGTCTGCTATTTAGTGGAGTCATGATTTGGATTCTGCTTAAGACAGGCCATGGTTATCTCTTTCGCATTCCGAGAAAAAAATGGTTCTGGTATTCGATTTTGACAGTCCTAGTAGCGGTAGTTCATATATCTTTTAATATTCAGACAGCTAGATATGTTCAGTCAACTGCTGAAGGTTGGGCTCTACTGATTGGTTTTAGTGAGACTAATTTTGCTGAGCTAGGTATCTATATAACTCTGTTCTTTCTAGTGCCACTGATGGAAGAGTTAATCTATAGAGGATTACTTCAACACGCCTTCTTTAAACATTCGCGATTTGGCCTTGATTTGCTTCTTCCTTCCATTTTGTTTGCTCTCCCTCATTTTTCAAGTCTGCCTAGTCTGTTAGATATTTCTGTCTTTGCAACATTTGGAATCATCTTTGCCAGTTTGACCCGCTACACCAAGAGCATTTATCCATCCTATGCGGTGCATGTGATTAATAATATTGTCGCGACATTACCATTTTTGCTGACTTTTCTACATAGGGTATTTGGGTAA
- a CDS encoding bacteriocin immunity protein has protein sequence MTPLKWFAGGSERRCEAMTIINHLLEDIKDEHQLTPLKNQLVIYKRRLRDDGTSVPFILSQMNVDLSRVLIENKLSLSESQAEQIKKLRELSVIRYGY, from the coding sequence ATGACACCATTAAAATGGTTTGCTGGAGGAAGTGAAAGACGTTGTGAAGCCATGACTATCATAAATCATCTATTGGAAGATATAAAGGATGAGCATCAACTTACTCCCTTGAAAAATCAGTTAGTGATTTATAAAAGACGACTAAGGGACGACGGGACCTCTGTTCCATTTATATTGAGCCAAATGAATGTTGACCTTTCGCGTGTATTGATTGAAAACAAGCTAAGTTTGTCAGAAAGTCAAGCCGAGCAGATCAAAAAATTGAGAGAATTATCTGTTATTCGGTATGGTTACTGA
- a CDS encoding rhodanese-related sulfurtransferase: MAKDIRVLLYYLYTPIENAEQFAADHLAFCKSIGLKGRILVADEGINGTVSGDYETTQKYMDYVHSLPGMEDLWFKIDEENEQAFKKMFVRYKKEIVHLGLEDNDFDNDINPLETTGAYLSPKEFKEALLDEDTVVLDTRNDYEYDLGHFRGAIRPDIRNFRELPQWVRDNKEKFMDKRVVVYCTGGVRCEKFSGWMVREGYKDVGQLHGGIATYGKDPEVQGELWDGKMYVFDERIAVDVNHVNPTIVGKDWFDGTPCERYVNCGNPFCNRRILTSEENEDKYLRGCSHECRVHPRNRYVSENELTQAEVIERLAAIGESLDQAATV; this comes from the coding sequence ATGGCAAAAGATATTCGTGTCTTACTTTACTACCTCTATACTCCAATTGAAAACGCAGAGCAATTTGCGGCAGATCACTTGGCTTTCTGTAAATCAATCGGCCTTAAAGGCCGTATCCTAGTCGCTGACGAGGGAATTAACGGAACAGTTTCAGGTGACTACGAAACAACTCAAAAATACATGGACTACGTTCACAGCCTCCCAGGAATGGAAGACCTCTGGTTCAAGATTGACGAAGAAAATGAACAAGCCTTCAAGAAGATGTTTGTTCGCTACAAGAAAGAAATTGTCCACCTTGGTTTGGAAGACAACGACTTTGATAATGACATCAACCCACTTGAAACAACAGGTGCTTATTTGTCTCCAAAAGAGTTCAAAGAAGCCCTTCTTGACGAAGATACAGTGGTCCTTGACACACGTAACGATTATGAGTACGATCTAGGACACTTCCGTGGGGCTATCCGCCCAGACATCCGCAACTTCCGTGAGTTGCCACAATGGGTTCGTGACAATAAGGAAAAATTCATGGACAAGCGTGTTGTGGTTTACTGTACAGGTGGCGTTCGCTGTGAGAAATTTTCAGGCTGGATGGTCCGTGAAGGCTACAAAGATGTTGGCCAATTGCACGGAGGAATCGCAACTTACGGTAAAGACCCAGAAGTTCAAGGTGAACTTTGGGATGGGAAAATGTACGTCTTTGACGAGCGTATCGCCGTTGATGTCAACCATGTCAACCCAACCATCGTAGGAAAAGACTGGTTTGATGGAACACCATGTGAACGCTATGTCAACTGTGGAAATCCCTTCTGTAACCGTCGTATCTTGACATCAGAGGAAAATGAAGACAAGTACCTTCGTGGATGCTCACACGAGTGTCGTGTTCACCCACGCAACCGCTATGTTTCCGAAAATGAATTGACACAAGCAGAAGTGATCGAGCGCCTAGCTGCAATCGGTGAAAGCTTGGATCAAGCAGCTACTGTATAA
- a CDS encoding DUF4299 family protein produces MAKTFFIPNKESILGQQEVLTAKSILALVEGLESHSYDAVYLRQSLNRLEYIECGIVGQSQFLFKVNYVDSRKGYQVVIPDFLTRADWEIVETLLQALSSKLGEAVEGLDGFDFEAYFRQTVKHYLADKAIRLVYCQGLLSPIYLNKEYLESFLAEDGLARFEELVKKVQGSDAYLASVKFYPDAQGKVHGIYHLAQGVKTILPKEPFVPAPYTEQLAGKELIWEIDLVTISGDGSKAEDYEAIARLDYARFLESLPTAFYHQLDANQLEVQAILGKDFEELAQEK; encoded by the coding sequence ATGGCGAAAACATTTTTTATCCCAAATAAAGAAAGCATTCTAGGACAACAGGAGGTTTTGACTGCCAAGTCTATCTTGGCCTTGGTGGAGGGCTTGGAGTCACACAGTTATGATGCGGTCTATCTCCGTCAGTCCCTCAATCGTCTCGAGTATATCGAGTGTGGGATTGTAGGCCAGTCGCAATTTCTCTTCAAGGTCAACTATGTGGATAGCCGAAAAGGCTATCAAGTGGTGATTCCAGATTTTCTTACTAGAGCGGACTGGGAGATTGTAGAGACTCTCCTCCAGGCCCTATCGAGCAAGTTGGGGGAAGCGGTAGAAGGGCTAGATGGTTTTGATTTTGAAGCTTATTTCCGACAAACGGTCAAGCATTATTTAGCGGATAAGGCGATTCGTTTAGTATATTGCCAAGGACTCTTGTCCCCTATCTATCTCAACAAGGAATACCTCGAGAGCTTTTTGGCTGAGGATGGATTGGCACGTTTTGAAGAGCTGGTCAAGAAGGTTCAAGGATCTGATGCCTACCTTGCCAGTGTGAAATTTTACCCAGACGCCCAAGGTAAGGTGCACGGTATCTATCACCTAGCCCAGGGAGTCAAGACAATTTTGCCAAAGGAACCCTTTGTACCAGCTCCTTATACCGAGCAGCTGGCGGGCAAGGAGCTTATTTGGGAGATTGACCTAGTGACGATTTCTGGTGATGGCTCAAAAGCAGAAGACTATGAAGCCATCGCTCGCTTGGATTATGCAAGATTCCTAGAGTCATTACCAACAGCATTTTACCACCAACTAGATGCCAATCAACTAGAAGTACAAGCCATTTTGGGAAAAGACTTTGAAGAATTGGCACAAGAAAAGTAA